From Plasmodium malariae genome assembly, chromosome: 4:
TATCACTACCAGTGGTCATGCTTCCGCTAACTCCAACATTATCCTTGTTGTTGATGGCATAATTTTGGTAAAAGACGGAATTCCCTTCTTCATCCTTCATTTCGTTAAACTCGTCAATGGTGAGCATATCGTATTTATGTAACGCGGCACTGCTGCTATTCGAATTACCATACTTCTTCATACTCTGACTCTTCTTCCTTTTATCACTCAACGAGTCCTTAccacttttatataaaaaggatGTATAGTCAATGTTAAGGGAAAACAAATTATCATGTAACACATATCCATCAATATAGTATTCCATgatgttttttattacctCAAACTCGTCAGCTTTAGCTAActtttcaataaatttttcaCTTAACAcattagtaaaaaataaataatattctaaaaaaattggTTTCTTTAATTCTCTCATTAGTTTTAGTATATTAGTATGCGTGGGtctcaataaaaatatagccTTTAAATgcttcaaattttttattttataatttttaaaatcaaatttttcatttttattactactattatttatatcttcaAATATGTTACTGTCATTAAAATTAAGGGTTAAAAAAATCtctttttctaatatatacgagtgtgaaaaaataagagaaatGATTGTTTTTGTTTCGTCATCTAAAATTAGCACTTTATAACCCTTAACTCGATGGATTATAAGATTTAAGTACTCCTCGTAGATCTGCACGAGGCTCTTGAACATGTACGGGTTGCCCTCCATCTTTCGCGAAGCCTTCCCCTGCTGGGTAACTTACCTATTTTGCAAGAATGACTTTGTTTTGCTGTATTTTGTCagattgtttttattttgcatatcTTGCCAGATTGGCTTTATTTTACTGtacttttcttatttttgcttaattatatctatatttttgcttaattatatctatatttatgcttaattatttctatatttatgcttaattatttctatatttatgcttaattatttctatatttatgcttaattatttctatatttatgcttaattatttctatatttatgctTAATTATACCTATATTTATGCTTAATTATTTCTCTATTTATGCttaattatttctatatttatgcttaatttttttttttttttttttttatcatattttatcGTATATTGCCTAACTTGTGCAGGTGGAAAATTACAaacaattttgaaaatttaccGAGTTGGCAgggcgaaaaaaaaaaatacaaaaatatgcGCAAAAAATAAgctcatatatatagaagttcatatatattagaagttcatatatattagaagttcatatatattagaagttcatatatattagaagCTAACACATATTAGAAGCTAACACATATTAGAAGCTAACACATATTAGAAGCTAACACATATTAGAAGCTAACACATATTAGAAGCTAACACATATTAGAAGCTAACACATATTAGAAGCTAACACATATTAGAAGCTAACACATATTAGAAGCTAACATATATTGGAAGCTAACATATATTGGAAGCTAACACATATTAGATGTTCACATACATTACAAAGCTCGAATAGcccaaaatatttttaacactAAATCATTTTCATAGCCAAATTACATTGATGGCCAAATTATATTCATGGCCAAATTACATCGATGGCCAAATTACAATGATGGCCAAATTATATTCACTGCCAATTTATATTCACTGCCAATTTATTTGCACAGTCAAACTATTTTCAAAGTTTctgaaaaaatttaagaaatcCTATTTTAACGCTCTCGTTACATgatatggaaaaataaaactctACATTTTTGTCAATTCAATTTCGTACGTTTTTTGCAATATTTGAACTTGTATCTATTACTGTGttaattatgaaatatacTTGGTGCTAATGTATTACTTTTTAAGTCCCTCTGTTCGTTCACTGCTATTTACCGCTCCTTCTGTGCGCAGTTCCACGCGCTTAATTATTAATGAACGaacgtatgtacatacgtgtgtatgtattatacattttatattgtacAATTATGGAGGCAATTActatatgtacgtattattgaactttttcattttttttttttttttgtttttcttttctattcCCCCACCTTGTTTACATATCCCTTATTAACGattaacagaaaaataaatgataaaatttcGTTAGTATACAAATCTGCTACCGGTCGCACTTCAAAAAGTACATGCTACATgttgactttttttttttttttttttttttgtagctatagttatatcattttatatatttttttacggCAATATGGCatacattttgaaaaaaaaggatggaaaagaaaaaaaaaaatctagtACAATATACCCTTTCAATTTAGCATAGATTATTTCCCCCTTCTTTGAcaaaatttgtatattttttattttttcgttaaaAAGTATACCAAAACATACGGGAAAACAATGTAACTTAGGCATACGCATGGCTGTTTGCATTACGTGCGTACATGTTTTCCTGCTTGTTTTTCTTACCGTTTATCAAGTGGCCTCAAATATACGAGATAATTACGTACCAGttagcaaaaaaatatgcaattaTTTTTACGTGAACAAAGGATGGGTCCAGTTGCCCAATCGTTTGGCTCTTTCCccgttaatataaaatacgaAACAATGTATTTTCTAACTTGTTCGtagtgtaaaaaaaaaaaaaaaaaaaatatatatatatatatatatatatatatatatatatatatatatatatatatattatcttacAAACCTTTATATAATAGCCCCTATATTTACTTCTTCCCCAGTAACAACATTACGGTTAAAACTCCAGCAAAAGTTTGATCGTAAGAAAGACAGAAAAAAATGCtttcatataatatgaaCATGTGAACGCTGTAAGtactaatattatcatttaccAGAATGAGCTACAACAAAAtgaggcaaaaaaaaaaaaaaaaaaaaaaaaaaaggcttaGCAAATTCAGTAGAAGGCCCATTTTACACGTGTAGCACATATACAGGTGTGCAAACATCCAATAGAAAAACGGGGCATTATATCCATCAAGAGTGTAATTATATGTTGTTGGATGGAATAATGTATGCTAAACTAACtgcataatatatgttacaAGTTGCCTTGAAATAAAACTACATCAATAAGGTAAGGTGTGCCTTTAATGCTATATTCATATACAATATCAAccttattactttttattacttCTTTCACACAAtgtaaaacatttttttgaatatccGAATTAGTGGCAACAGTTAGACCCTTAACTCCATAATCTTGATATAATAaagattttaaaatatacaaatatttgaTATTCACATGGTGTAATAAATTAGTGCGACTACCCAATATGTGTGTGGTCAGAATGAGATGGTATAATGTATGCAAAGCTATGAGTAGCATTGAGTAGAAATTATATGTGAGTGCCCCTTTAAATCGAAAATTACTATTTATGCCCATTTTGTGTATATGTTTTACAagagtaaatatatatgttaatataagaATCATATTGTTGAACAGGTACAGTTGACTTATtgatgttaatataaaaaggaggTGCACTAAAATAGGTAAgtgcatttttatttcatccattttatttgtaaaaattatagtaaaaCAATTACACAAAATTTCTTTATCGTATATTCccattttgtttaaataagACACAATACTCAGAATATTCTtgacatttaattttttcatatttaatcttttatatattaaataaaatatagacttatcatatatatttaatcttgagtaactaatatatataccacATAACAACCTAGCATCGAATGAATTCTCTTCCATTAATATCttagtttttattaattttattagttttaCATTTAGATCATAACACTGAATGTCATCTGTGAAACTCATGTAGTTGAGAAGGGATCCTAAACaaattatgttaaaattTCCCTTGTCAgattttttacatttcctttcttcatcatcttcttcttcttcttcttcttttttttttttttttttattttccccaATTTTTACCCCTTCCTCGCTCTTGTTGTTATACTGCcttgaaattattttaataattatttctatcaattttttatttatatttctgtaATATATCAATCCATTCACAATTTTTGTCATATTCACGGGCAGCaagttttttaatatttcctCATCAAGTACGCTTCTCTTCATGTTCCTTAGAAAAGCCCTCCATACATAAAAggtaaacatttttttttttcctccccCCTCCCCTTTCCCCGGCTGCTTATCACGTATTGGTGTTATAGAGTGTCGTTCATCTAACGTGTCTGCCACGTTTGGTGCATCTACCACTACGCTTCGTGTACTGATCCTACTGCTTAAACCCCCCGAGAGTGGCATTCCCTTAtccattttttcaaaaaagtaTCTTCTTAAAATATCCTCCTCCAGTGTAACCCTCTCTACATAATTAGCAAAATAAAAGCTAACGAAATATGTATCATagcaataatttatttttgaaaaaacattTAGAATATTGCTTAACACTACCAAGTCGATTCTTTTACACTTAGAAAGGAGGAAGGTTATTATATACAACATCCTCAAATTCGTTATTTTGTGTTCGTAGCATATGTTCAACAAATGACTTAACTTTTTTAGCAATCCGTACATAGCATTATCTTCATTACATTTTAGGAAGTCTTTCTTTGAATTTTCCTTACCAATTAATTCGTTTTTTAAAGTCaagtcatttttttttttccttttcaaatCATTCACGTGCTCTTCCTTTTCACTCGTTTTGTATGTATCCTTTGGGTGGATATTGCTCGAGCAACTAGACCATTCCCCCTCATGGTTAATCTTATCACTACATAAAATATGcttatttttccttctttccATTGACTTCCCCTCATCTGCTTCGAACATTTTGAAGACGCATCTTTCAACTAAATTATCGATGTGCGGCAACAGCgatagaataatttttttaacaagaATCCCTTGATTTTTCGATTTATCGTTGGTTCCATCGTCACTTCGAAGGTCAATAATGATATCAGTTTTAGCATTTGTTTTACCCTTCTTATTTATGTCCTTTTCTGGCACGTTCTCTATTTCTTTCCACTTCTTTTTCTGTATGTCCATCCATCTTTTTGCTTCTCCTAGACTTTCACTCGTGCGGATTACTTTTCTCTGATAGAAGGACAACGAATGCGCAAACTTGATAAAATCTTCTAAGTGTAACACATCATCCTGTTCTATTCCATCAGTACTAGTAAACACATAGGAAAAGTTACAAGCGTTGGGAGGCATAgacttatttatattacaaacACTTTGATGTAAAGATGCTCTCATATcgataaaataataacatgaCTGATTTTCATGTATGTTATGTATCTggttaaacaaaaaatgattCAGTTCCAAGTAGTTAataattgttatattatctaatttgaaaaaaggaGAACAAATAAATGCCATCATagaattttcaaaattatcaACAATAATACTATGCAATTTTTCAGTATATA
This genomic window contains:
- the PmUG01_04016100 gene encoding conserved Plasmodium protein, unknown function; translation: MKLVKYILSSAPVGIIIKQKKKKKNINLCNFIYTESSRHFVSTSKGVYTYSTIQTNEQKTFLIDLEILRKELILHLHGGNSYPRYELTESGLTCFSKFSTSYNGKKRNENAFGGEASFLVDQGSITDVAAGKEWRSEDAINNEEAISSKEPISSKEPISSKEPISSKEPVSSKEPISSKEPVSSKEPVSSKEPVSSKEPVSSKEPVSSKEPVSSKEFSRSKGASCSERLSFEGAMQRHVEEEVASITALVNQMSLHDMLVLNEKVKKKNLFKAFFLKYVYHSDLVNKKIMEQVNNDTVLSFFYVCSGYYMNPDEISTGKSSTYFKEIPILCKHVLQSLMRLIYKLFFFLKLKEINELTITLFRLYKIDPFLFTDNPLERFVKKFSFRLSEFNRSMLGCTERLDTLVSRRVSRSRSMVRRWSIDGMVGCKASSIHRGSGVVELESQCLHLRDAAKLLYHIVNLNESMLKSKDKVNSCRLSSLYTDFIKNILIFCAKDIKNEERVKDIYLWKSCMSLLYSLTILYTEKLHSIIVDNFENSMMAFICSPFFKLDNITIINYLELNHFLFNQIHNIHENQSCYYFIDMRASLHQSVCNINKSMPPNACNFSYVFTSTDGIEQDDVLHLEDFIKFAHSLSFYQRKVIRTSESLGEAKRWMDIQKKKWKEIENVPEKDINKKGKTNAKTDIIIDLRSDDGTNDKSKNQGILVKKIILSLLPHIDNLVERCVFKMFEADEGKSMERRKNKHILCSDKINHEGEWSSCSSNIHPKDTYKTSEKEEHVNDLKRKKKNDLTLKNELIGKENSKKDFLKCNEDNAMYGLLKKLSHLLNICYEHKITNLRMLYIITFLLSKCKRIDLVVLSNILNVFSKINYCYDTYFVSFYFANYVERVTLEEDILRRYFFEKMDKGMPLSGGLSSRISTRSVVVDAPNVADTLDERHSITPIRDKQPGKGEGGGKKKMFTFYVWRAFLRNMKRSVLDEEILKNLLPVNMTKIVNGLIYYRNINKKLIEIIIKIISRQYNNKSEEGVKIGENKKKKKKEEEEEEDDEERKCKKSDKGNFNIICLGSLLNYMSFTDDIQCYDLNVKLIKLIKTKILMEENSFDARLLCGIYISYSRLNIYDKSIFYLIYKRLNMKKLNVKNILSIVSYLNKMGIYDKEILCNCFTIIFTNKMDEIKMHLPILVHLLFILTSISQLYLFNNMILILTYIFTLVKHIHKMGINSNFRFKGALTYNFYSMLLIALHTLYHLILTTHILGSRTNLLHHVNIKYLYILKSLLYQDYGVKGLTVATNSDIQKNVLHCVKEVIKSNKVDIVYEYSIKGTPYLIDVVLFQGNL